One Setaria italica strain Yugu1 chromosome I, Setaria_italica_v2.0, whole genome shotgun sequence DNA window includes the following coding sequences:
- the LOC101770322 gene encoding uncharacterized protein LOC101770322 yields MAGKGAKATAAKSADKDKGKKAGGPVSRSSRAAPQEKSAPKKDVYQLFAEKVRDNKQLESRWAIMQETRVEYFRGKDFTTFIKNHPEVREILGPDKDLEVEDIVNTLLTKDLVIRCDRVMKTVRPGKKKLSSWPAHLEIHNEQVFTENDGFFAWMFLKRRTLWQTILSFVWPLFALAVCLFPVYPYQCKIVVLYSCAGALLFIVSILLLRAAIFGILWVLLGKRVWFFPNINAEETTFRELVRFWPEKDEGERPKWTSRLFYALVAVLVILLLRHHAPDEAARARYQKKVSNIIDDVLEWSPKLAISGMIEKHTGANMTEASNYTSTAGTSHAPSSAEGKATEANPDTQADSDEIQDSEYADDTRTRSSKA; encoded by the exons ATGGCTGGGAAGGGAGCCAAGGCCACGGCGGCCAAGTCGGCGGACAAGGACAAGGGGAAGAAGGCCGGCGGCCCCGTCTCccgctcctcccgcgccgcgcctCAG GAGAAATCTGCTCCAAAGAAAGACGTTTATCAATTGTTTGCCGAGAAGGTTAGGGATAACAAACAACTGGAATCAAGATGGGCAATCATGCAAGAAACTCGAGTGGAGTATTTTCGTGGAAAAGATTTCACTACCTTCATCAAGAATCATCCAGAAGTCAGGGAAATTTTAGGGCCGGACAAAGATTTAGAAGTGGAGGACATTGTTAACACTTTGCTGACCAAGGACCTTGTGATAAGATGTGACCGAGTTATGAAAACTGTTAGGCCTGGCAAGAAAAAGCTGTCATCATGGCCTGCTCATTTGGAGATACATAAT GAACAAGTGTTTACTGAAAATGATGGTTTCTTTGCTTGGATGTTTCTCAAAAGGCGGACCTTGTGGCAGACAATTCTTTCATTTGTTTGGCCTCTTTTTGCACTGGCAGTCTGCTTATTTCCAGTTTACCCATACCAATGCAAGATTGTTGTACTTTACTCATGTGCTGGAGCGCTACTTTTCATCGTCTCCATTCTTTTGC TAAGAGCTGCTATCTTCGGCATCCTATGGGTTCTTCTTGGGAAGCGTGTGTGGTTCTTCCCCAATATAAATGCAGAGGAGACGACGTTTAGAGAACTAGTTCGTTTTTGGCCTGAAAAGGATGAAGGGGAGCGGCCAAAGTGGACATCAAGACTTTTCTATGCTCTTGTTGCTGTATTGGTGATACTGCTCCTTAGGCACCATGCTCCAGATGAAGCAGCTAGAGCCAG GTACCAAAAGAAGGTTTCTAACATAATTGATGATGTTCTGGAGTGGTCTCCAAAGTTGGCGATTTCTGGAATGATTGAAAAGCATACTGGGGCAAATATGACGGAAGCCAGCAACTACACCAGCACGGCTGGGACTAGTCATGCCCCTTCATCTGCAGAAGGCAAGGCTACAGAAGCAAACCCAGATACCCAGGCTGACTCAGATGAAATCCAAGATAGCGAGTATGCTGATGATACGAGAACAAGATCAAGCAAAGCTTAA